Proteins from one Pseudomonas grandcourensis genomic window:
- a CDS encoding glutathione peroxidase codes for MLMRWIAVPALLLTFTGLAYAAECPELLQGSLQKLRAKESIDLCQRYEGKPLVVVNTASFCGFAPQFKSLEALNQRYKGQGLEVLGVPSNDFKQESRDGAETAKVCYVNYGVTFTMTEPQSVRGADATHLFKVLAEQSSAPKWNFYKYVVDRKGKVIASFSSLTKPDDPEFIAAVEQALASQP; via the coding sequence TGACGTTTACCGGGCTGGCCTACGCGGCCGAGTGCCCGGAGCTGTTGCAAGGATCACTGCAAAAGCTGCGCGCCAAGGAATCCATCGACCTGTGCCAACGGTATGAAGGTAAGCCGCTGGTGGTGGTCAATACTGCGAGCTTCTGCGGTTTCGCCCCACAGTTCAAAAGCCTTGAGGCGCTGAACCAGCGTTACAAAGGGCAGGGGCTGGAAGTGCTGGGTGTTCCGTCCAATGACTTCAAGCAGGAGTCCAGGGACGGTGCCGAAACCGCCAAGGTTTGTTACGTCAACTATGGCGTGACGTTCACTATGACCGAGCCGCAGTCGGTACGTGGCGCCGACGCAACCCATCTGTTCAAGGTGCTGGCCGAACAGAGCAGTGCGCCGAAGTGGAATTTCTACAAATACGTGGTTGATCGCAAGGGTAAGGTGATCGCCAGTTTTTCCAGCCTGACCAAGCCCGATGATCCCGAGTTCATTGCCGCTGTGGAGCAGGCCTTGGCTTCCCAGCCTTGA
- a CDS encoding outer membrane protein transport protein: MKKVMLKTTISLAVALASTQIFASGFALNEQSISGMGTGFAGRSSSADDASTVFGNPAGMSRIKRQEVTGGIAAIDASSDIKDAQGAHPGTNKGDMVPFTAVPMGYYVKPIDDHWAFGLGVYAPFGLITDYENGFQGAGFGSKSEVKVVTFQPTVSYAFNDKVSIGFGPTINRIGGTLESDVPLFGDTHVKIKGDDVALGYNFGVLVQATDTTRVGLTYHSKVKYKIEGHTDISAGANSPSALLKSNRYDASLKIETPESVDFSVTQQLTDAWTLYAGSTWTRWSRLKDITVNNDGVTAAQGGALSPALFGTITEEQNWHDTWAYAIGTSYQLNKQWVLRTGLSFDQSPTNNTDRSPRIPTGDRTIFSLGAGYNVTDDLTIDVAYSYLKEEAVKVDHSNLVDSYSAKYENSANGFGVGATYRF; the protein is encoded by the coding sequence ATGAAAAAAGTCATGCTCAAAACCACCATTAGCCTCGCCGTTGCCTTGGCATCCACCCAGATCTTCGCGAGTGGCTTTGCCCTCAACGAACAGAGCATCAGTGGAATGGGGACTGGTTTTGCGGGACGCTCTTCATCTGCCGATGATGCAAGCACTGTTTTTGGCAACCCTGCCGGCATGTCGCGAATCAAGCGCCAGGAAGTCACTGGCGGGATCGCGGCTATCGATGCCTCGTCTGATATCAAAGACGCCCAAGGCGCCCACCCGGGTACCAACAAAGGCGACATGGTGCCATTCACAGCCGTTCCGATGGGCTATTACGTCAAGCCGATTGATGATCACTGGGCATTCGGCCTCGGTGTCTACGCACCTTTTGGTCTGATTACCGACTATGAAAATGGCTTCCAGGGTGCCGGCTTCGGCAGCAAGAGTGAAGTCAAGGTTGTCACCTTCCAGCCTACCGTCAGCTACGCCTTTAACGACAAAGTATCGATTGGTTTCGGCCCGACCATCAACCGCATTGGCGGCACTCTGGAGTCGGATGTACCTCTTTTTGGCGATACCCACGTCAAAATCAAAGGGGATGATGTCGCTCTTGGCTACAACTTCGGGGTCCTGGTACAAGCAACAGACACCACTCGTGTCGGCCTGACCTATCACTCGAAAGTGAAATACAAGATTGAAGGTCATACCGATATCAGCGCAGGCGCAAATTCACCTTCCGCCCTCCTGAAAAGCAATCGATACGATGCTTCGCTGAAAATCGAAACACCTGAATCTGTCGACTTCTCCGTGACACAACAGCTGACGGATGCGTGGACCCTTTATGCAGGTTCCACCTGGACTCGTTGGAGCCGTTTGAAAGACATCACCGTCAACAACGACGGCGTAACGGCGGCACAAGGCGGTGCATTGTCCCCAGCCCTGTTCGGCACCATTACGGAAGAGCAGAACTGGCACGATACCTGGGCCTACGCCATCGGTACCTCCTACCAGCTGAATAAGCAGTGGGTATTGCGCACCGGCCTGAGCTTTGACCAGTCGCCTACCAACAATACCGACCGATCCCCTCGTATTCCTACAGGTGACCGCACAATCTTCAGCCTTGGTGCCGGCTACAACGTCACCGATGATCTGACCATTGACGTCGCCTACTCCTACCTGAAGGAAGAAGCTGTCAAGGTGGATCACTCCAACCTGGTAGACAGCTACAGCGCCAAGTACGAAAACAGCGCCAACGGTTTCGGTGTCGGTGCGACCTACCGCTTCTGA
- a CDS encoding sel1 repeat family protein — protein MKFRSASVSSSSTQPSVAPTKRFSMRVAEWLLDSPHLGENRNVKHIAGHLLKQPAREGVVAAQSRLGQLMCRECGNARDRRIGQDLLRQAARAGDHRAQQELGLIED, from the coding sequence ATGAAGTTTCGCTCAGCCTCTGTTTCCTCTTCCTCCACACAGCCCTCTGTTGCCCCTACCAAGCGCTTTTCCATGCGCGTGGCGGAGTGGCTGTTGGACAGTCCGCATCTGGGCGAAAACCGTAACGTCAAACACATCGCCGGACATTTGCTCAAGCAACCGGCCCGTGAAGGCGTGGTGGCTGCGCAAAGCCGTCTTGGCCAGTTGATGTGCCGCGAATGCGGGAATGCCCGGGACCGCCGGATCGGTCAGGACCTGTTGCGTCAGGCCGCTCGGGCAGGCGATCACCGCGCTCAACAGGAACTGGGGCTGATCGAAGACTGA
- the rmuC gene encoding DNA recombination protein RmuC: MLQERLAMAQLAQDGLNAQLESSRDEAADLTQANAAKQADLAALRREVELLQIERDDARDAAHAWNIERAGKEAELRRLDAQAASLNAELREQQDSHQQRLNDLQGSRDELRAQFAELAGKIFDEREQRFAETSQQRLGQLLDPLKERIQSFEKRVEESYQNEARERFSLAKELERLQQLNLRLSDEATNLTRALKGQKTQGNWGELILERVLEHAGLEKGREYQTQVNLKGPDGERFQPDVIIYLPGDKQVVVDSKVSLTAYQQYVAADDEAIGQIAIKQHVLSLRNHVKGLAGKDYKRLDGLHSLDFVLLFVPIEAAFSAALQAEPTLFQEAFDRNIVIVSPTTLLATLRVIDSLWKQERQSQNAREIAERAGWLYDKFVLFIQDLDEVGNRLQQLDKAYSSARNKLTEGRGNLVSRSEQLKLLGARASKSLPADLLERAMTDVDGLVELPE; this comes from the coding sequence CTGCTGCAAGAACGCCTGGCCATGGCGCAACTGGCGCAGGACGGATTGAATGCCCAGCTGGAATCCAGCCGCGATGAAGCGGCTGACCTGACCCAGGCCAACGCCGCCAAACAGGCTGATCTGGCTGCGCTGCGTCGTGAAGTCGAACTGTTGCAGATCGAGCGCGACGACGCCCGGGACGCCGCCCATGCGTGGAATATCGAACGCGCCGGCAAAGAAGCCGAGTTGCGCCGTCTGGATGCCCAGGCCGCGTCGCTCAACGCCGAATTGCGCGAGCAACAGGACAGTCATCAGCAACGCCTCAACGACCTGCAAGGTTCGCGGGACGAGTTGCGCGCGCAGTTCGCCGAGCTGGCTGGGAAGATTTTCGATGAGCGCGAGCAGCGTTTTGCCGAAACCAGCCAGCAGCGCCTGGGGCAGTTGCTTGATCCATTGAAGGAACGCATCCAGTCCTTCGAAAAACGTGTTGAGGAAAGCTATCAGAACGAGGCTCGTGAGCGCTTCTCCCTGGCCAAGGAGCTGGAGCGCCTGCAACAGCTGAATTTGCGCCTGAGCGATGAAGCCACCAACCTGACCCGCGCCTTGAAAGGGCAGAAGACCCAGGGCAATTGGGGCGAACTGATTCTTGAGCGCGTGCTCGAGCATGCGGGGCTGGAGAAGGGCCGCGAGTACCAGACTCAGGTCAATCTCAAGGGACCGGACGGCGAGCGCTTCCAGCCGGACGTGATCATTTATCTGCCGGGCGACAAGCAGGTGGTGGTCGATTCCAAGGTCAGCCTGACGGCCTATCAGCAATACGTCGCGGCTGATGACGAGGCTATCGGCCAGATCGCCATCAAGCAGCACGTGCTGTCGTTGCGCAATCACGTCAAGGGCTTGGCCGGCAAGGATTACAAGCGCCTCGATGGCTTGCACAGCCTGGATTTCGTATTGCTCTTCGTACCGATCGAGGCGGCGTTTTCTGCCGCGTTGCAGGCTGAGCCGACGCTGTTCCAGGAGGCGTTCGACCGCAACATCGTGATCGTCAGCCCCACCACGTTGCTGGCGACCCTGCGTGTCATCGACAGCCTGTGGAAGCAAGAGCGCCAGAGCCAGAATGCCCGGGAAATCGCCGAGCGGGCCGGGTGGCTGTACGACAAGTTCGTGCTGTTCATTCAGGATCTGGACGAAGTCGGCAATCGTCTGCAGCAACTGGACAAGGCCTACAGCTCGGCACGCAACAAGCTGACAGAGGGACGCGGCAACCTGGTCAGTCGCAGTGAACAACTCAAGCTGCTGGGCGCGCGGGCGAGCAAGAGCCTGCCGGCGGACTTGCTGGAGCGGGCGATGACCGATGTGGATGGGCTGGTCGAGTTGCCGGAGTAG
- a CDS encoding NahK/ErcS family hybrid sensor histidine kinase/response regulator, protein MSLSTGLIAAVALAYMAIMFAIAFYGDRRSAPLPPRVRAWVYSLSLAVYCTSWTFFGAVGQAAEQLWSFLPIYLGPILLLVGAPWVLQKMVMISKQENITSIADFIAARYGKSQSLAVVVALICLVGVLPYIALQLKGIVLGVNLLIGAGADAMGTRAQDTALIVSLVLALFTIVFGTRNLDATEHHRGMVLAIAFESLVKLFAFLAVGAFVTYGLYDGFDDLFDQAMLAPRLEQYWKETINWPSMVVQTGVAMMAIICLPRQFHVTVVENIDPQDLRLAKWVFPAYLALAALFVVPIALAGQMLLPSSVLPDSFVISLPLAQAHPALALLAFIGGASAATGMVIVASVALSTMVSNDMLLPWLLRRNNAERPFEVFRQWMLSVRRVSIVVILLLAYVSYRLLGSTASLATIGQIAFAAVTQLAPAMLGALYWKQANRRGVFAGLAAGTFLWFYTLILPIAALSLGLSLSTFPGLAWLHSNPLNLPITPLTQGVVLSLAGNFTLFAWVSVLSRTRVSEHWQAGRFIGQEISARPSARSMLSVQIDDLLQLAARFVGEERARQSFIRFAYRQGKGFNPNQNADNEWIAHTERLLAGVLGASSTRAVVKAAIEGREMQLEDVVRIADEASEVLQFNRALLQGAIENITQGISVVDQSLKLVAWNRRYLELFNYPDGLISVGRPIADIIRHNAERGLCGPGEAEVHVARRLHWMRQGRAHTSERLFPNGRVIELIGNPMPGGGFVMSFTDITPFREAEQALTEANESLEQRVTERTHELSQLNVALTEAKGTAEAANQSKTRFLAAVSHDLMQPLNAARLFSAALSHQDDGLSGEAQKLVEHLDSSLRSAEDLISDLLDISRLENGKINPNRQPFALNELFDTLGTEFKALAREQKLEFRVRASTLRVDSDIKLLRRILQNFLTNAFRYGKGPVLLGVRRHKDQLCLEVWDRGPGIPEDKLQVIFEEFKRLDSHQTRAEKGLGLGLAIADGLCRVLGHTLRVRSWPGRGSVFSVSVPLARVQTAAPVKVAELNGKLLNGAQVLCIDNEDSILIGMNSLLSRWGCQVWTARNREECAALLGEGMRPQLALVDYHLDHGETGTDLMAWLRTQMGEPVPGVVISADGRPETVDLVHAAGLDYLAKPVKPAALRALLSRYIPL, encoded by the coding sequence ATGTCGCTGTCCACCGGGCTGATCGCCGCCGTCGCCCTGGCCTATATGGCCATCATGTTCGCCATCGCCTTCTATGGCGACCGTCGCAGCGCGCCCTTGCCGCCGCGTGTGCGGGCCTGGGTGTACAGCCTGTCGCTGGCGGTCTACTGCACCAGCTGGACTTTCTTTGGCGCCGTGGGCCAGGCCGCCGAACAACTCTGGTCGTTCCTGCCGATCTACCTCGGGCCGATCCTGTTGCTGGTCGGCGCGCCGTGGGTCCTGCAGAAAATGGTGATGATCAGCAAACAGGAGAACATCACCTCGATCGCCGACTTCATCGCCGCGCGCTATGGCAAATCCCAGTCGCTGGCGGTGGTGGTGGCGCTGATTTGCCTGGTCGGTGTATTGCCCTACATCGCACTGCAACTCAAGGGCATCGTGCTCGGCGTGAACCTGCTGATCGGCGCCGGCGCCGACGCCATGGGCACCCGCGCCCAGGACACCGCGCTGATCGTGTCGCTGGTGCTGGCGCTGTTCACCATCGTCTTCGGCACCCGCAACCTCGACGCCACGGAGCACCACCGCGGCATGGTGCTGGCCATCGCCTTCGAATCATTGGTGAAGCTGTTCGCGTTTCTCGCCGTCGGCGCCTTCGTGACCTACGGCCTGTACGACGGTTTCGACGACCTGTTCGACCAGGCCATGCTGGCGCCGCGACTTGAGCAGTACTGGAAGGAAACCATCAACTGGCCGTCGATGGTGGTGCAGACCGGTGTGGCGATGATGGCGATCATTTGCCTGCCACGGCAGTTCCACGTGACCGTTGTCGAGAACATCGACCCTCAGGATCTGCGCCTGGCCAAGTGGGTATTCCCCGCCTACCTCGCCCTCGCCGCCTTGTTTGTCGTGCCGATCGCCCTGGCCGGCCAGATGCTGCTGCCCAGCTCGGTGTTGCCGGACTCGTTCGTCATCAGCCTGCCCTTGGCCCAGGCGCATCCGGCGCTGGCCCTGCTGGCGTTTATCGGTGGCGCATCGGCGGCCACCGGCATGGTGATCGTGGCCAGCGTGGCGCTGTCGACCATGGTGTCCAACGACATGCTGCTGCCCTGGCTGCTGCGTCGCAATAACGCCGAGCGCCCGTTCGAAGTGTTCCGCCAGTGGATGCTGTCGGTGCGCCGCGTCAGCATCGTGGTGATTCTGCTGCTGGCCTATGTCAGTTATCGCCTGCTGGGCTCGACTGCCAGCCTGGCGACAATCGGCCAGATCGCCTTCGCCGCCGTGACCCAGCTGGCCCCCGCCATGCTCGGTGCGCTGTACTGGAAACAGGCCAACCGCCGTGGTGTTTTCGCCGGCCTCGCCGCAGGCACCTTCCTGTGGTTCTACACCTTGATCCTGCCGATTGCCGCCCTCAGTCTCGGCCTGTCCTTGAGCACCTTCCCGGGGCTGGCCTGGTTGCACAGCAATCCACTGAACCTGCCGATCACCCCGCTGACCCAGGGCGTGGTGCTGTCGCTGGCAGGCAACTTCACGTTGTTCGCCTGGGTCTCGGTGCTGTCGCGCACCCGGGTTTCCGAGCACTGGCAGGCGGGCCGCTTCATCGGCCAGGAAATCAGCGCCCGACCCAGCGCACGCTCGATGCTTTCAGTGCAGATCGACGACCTGCTGCAACTGGCGGCGCGCTTCGTCGGCGAAGAACGCGCCCGTCAAAGCTTCATCCGTTTTGCCTATCGCCAGGGCAAGGGCTTCAACCCGAACCAGAACGCCGACAATGAATGGATCGCCCATACCGAACGCTTGCTGGCCGGTGTGCTCGGTGCCTCTTCGACCCGCGCGGTGGTAAAGGCCGCCATTGAAGGCCGGGAGATGCAACTGGAAGACGTCGTGCGCATCGCCGACGAAGCCTCGGAGGTGCTGCAGTTCAACCGTGCCTTGCTGCAAGGCGCCATCGAGAACATCACCCAGGGCATCAGCGTGGTCGACCAGTCGCTGAAGCTAGTGGCCTGGAACCGTCGATACCTGGAGCTGTTCAACTACCCGGACGGATTGATCAGCGTCGGCCGGCCCATCGCCGACATCATTCGCCACAATGCCGAGCGCGGCCTGTGTGGGCCGGGCGAAGCCGAAGTGCATGTCGCCCGTCGCCTGCACTGGATGCGCCAGGGCCGCGCGCATACCTCCGAGCGCCTGTTCCCCAATGGCCGGGTGATCGAGCTGATCGGCAACCCGATGCCGGGCGGTGGCTTCGTCATGAGTTTCACCGACATTACCCCGTTCCGCGAAGCCGAGCAGGCGCTGACCGAGGCCAACGAGAGCCTGGAACAGCGAGTGACCGAACGCACCCACGAACTGTCGCAGCTCAACGTTGCCCTGACCGAGGCCAAGGGCACCGCCGAGGCCGCCAACCAGTCCAAGACCCGTTTCCTCGCGGCCGTCAGCCATGACTTGATGCAACCTTTGAATGCGGCGCGGCTGTTCTCCGCCGCCCTCTCCCATCAGGACGACGGGTTGTCCGGCGAAGCGCAGAAACTGGTCGAACACCTGGACAGTTCGCTGCGCTCGGCCGAGGACTTGATCAGCGACCTGCTGGACATTTCCCGCCTGGAAAACGGCAAAATCAACCCCAATCGCCAGCCATTCGCCCTCAATGAACTGTTCGATACCCTCGGTACAGAGTTCAAGGCGCTGGCGCGAGAACAAAAACTGGAGTTCAGGGTTCGCGCCAGCACGTTGCGGGTCGACAGCGACATCAAACTGCTGCGGCGGATCTTGCAGAACTTCCTGACCAATGCTTTCCGCTACGGTAAAGGGCCGGTGCTGCTGGGGGTTCGCCGACACAAGGATCAACTGTGCCTGGAAGTCTGGGACCGTGGGCCAGGTATTCCGGAAGATAAACTGCAGGTGATATTCGAAGAGTTCAAGCGCCTCGACAGCCACCAGACACGGGCCGAAAAAGGCCTCGGCCTGGGGCTGGCGATTGCCGACGGGCTATGTCGCGTGCTCGGTCATACCTTGCGCGTACGCTCCTGGCCGGGACGCGGTAGCGTGTTCAGCGTCAGCGTGCCGCTGGCCCGGGTGCAAACCGCAGCGCCGGTCAAGGTCGCCGAGCTCAATGGCAAGTTACTCAATGGCGCGCAGGTGCTGTGTATCGACAACGAGGACAGCATCCTGATCGGCATGAACAGCCTGCTCAGCCGCTGGGGTTGCCAGGTCTGGACCGCGCGCAATCGCGAGGAATGCGCCGCGTTGCTGGGCGAAGGCATGCGCCCGCAATTGGCGCTGGTGGATTACCACCTCGATCATGGCGAGACCGGAACCGACTTGATGGCCTGGTTGCGCACGCAGATGGGCGAACCGGTTCCGGGGGTGGTGATCAGCGCCGATGGCCGGCCGGAGACGGTCGACCTGGTGCATGCCGCGGGGCTGGATTACCTGGCCAAACCGGTGAAACCGGCGGCGTTGAGGGCGTTGTTGAGTAGGTACATACCTTTGTAG
- a CDS encoding TetR/AcrR family transcriptional regulator: MTAPTLRPGGRSARVQESIHSAVRQLLEEQDRASVTVPQIAARAGVTPSTIYRRWGDVSALLADVALARMQPDNEPANTGSLHGDVRAWAEQYLDEMSSEPGRNMLCDVQAALKPSYCATIIGGQLQTILDRYPDQPKPSVDRLINLIAAPTVFRILFAEAPLEVEELHRLIEIAFSQ; encoded by the coding sequence ATGACAGCTCCCACATTACGCCCCGGCGGCCGCAGCGCCCGGGTACAAGAGTCGATTCATTCGGCCGTGCGTCAACTCCTTGAGGAGCAGGACCGCGCGAGCGTGACGGTGCCGCAAATTGCGGCGCGCGCGGGTGTCACACCGTCCACCATCTATCGACGCTGGGGCGATGTGTCGGCACTTCTGGCCGACGTCGCCCTCGCCCGCATGCAGCCCGACAACGAGCCGGCCAATACCGGCAGCCTTCACGGTGACGTGCGGGCCTGGGCCGAGCAGTATCTGGACGAGATGAGCTCCGAGCCCGGCCGCAACATGCTGTGCGACGTGCAGGCAGCGTTGAAGCCGAGTTACTGCGCGACCATCATTGGCGGGCAACTGCAGACGATTCTGGATCGCTATCCGGATCAGCCCAAGCCCAGTGTCGATCGGCTGATCAATCTGATCGCCGCGCCGACGGTGTTTCGCATCCTGTTTGCCGAGGCGCCGCTGGAGGTTGAAGAGTTGCATCGGTTGATCGAGATCGCGTTCAGTCAGTGA
- a CDS encoding MFS transporter — protein sequence MPGSSSNRASLWFLAVTLLSFLAASTAPTPLYHLYQEQMQFSAATLTLIFGVYALSLLAALLTVGSLSDYLGRKPVIFTAVMLNILAMLLFIYADSVAWLISARVLQGFATGMATAVLSATLLDTDRQQGPLVNSVAPLLGMALGGLGCGLLAEFAPAPLHLTYWLLLALFAMQAVFVWRLPESVTRQSGAWASLRPTLHVPVQARATLWRVLPLNTATWALGGFYASLAPSLVRTATGSTSNLIGGATVAALTVTGALMIYTLRNQAATKALQLGASSLPAGVVLILLGVHSASLPLFFLGTLVAGCGFGAGFLGAVRSLVPLALPHERAGLMSAYYVLSYLAFCLPALLAGNLARTFGLVATTDGYGAVLMVLALSAMAGLLRSRSVRACEANR from the coding sequence ATGCCCGGTTCTTCTTCAAATCGTGCCAGCCTGTGGTTTCTCGCCGTTACCTTGCTCAGCTTCCTGGCGGCCTCCACTGCGCCGACGCCGCTGTATCACCTGTATCAGGAACAGATGCAGTTTTCGGCCGCGACCCTGACCCTGATTTTCGGCGTCTACGCCCTCAGCCTGTTGGCGGCGTTGCTGACGGTCGGCTCGCTGTCGGATTACCTGGGGCGCAAACCGGTGATCTTTACGGCGGTGATGCTGAACATCCTGGCGATGTTGCTGTTTATCTACGCCGACAGCGTTGCGTGGCTGATCAGTGCCCGGGTCCTGCAAGGGTTTGCCACCGGCATGGCGACCGCCGTGTTGAGTGCAACCTTGCTGGACACCGATCGCCAGCAAGGCCCTCTGGTCAATAGCGTCGCACCGTTGCTCGGCATGGCTCTGGGTGGACTGGGCTGCGGTTTGCTGGCCGAGTTTGCTCCGGCGCCGTTGCACCTGACCTATTGGCTGCTACTTGCTCTGTTCGCGATGCAGGCTGTGTTTGTCTGGCGTTTGCCAGAGAGCGTCACGCGCCAGTCCGGGGCCTGGGCATCATTGCGACCCACCTTGCATGTGCCGGTCCAGGCGCGCGCAACGTTATGGCGGGTGTTGCCGCTCAACACGGCGACTTGGGCGCTGGGCGGATTTTACGCGTCGCTGGCACCTTCACTGGTTCGTACGGCGACCGGTTCAACGTCGAACCTGATTGGTGGGGCGACCGTCGCCGCATTGACGGTGACCGGCGCCCTGATGATTTACACACTGCGCAATCAAGCTGCGACCAAGGCGCTGCAACTGGGCGCCAGTTCGCTGCCGGCGGGTGTCGTCCTGATCTTACTGGGCGTGCACAGCGCCAGTTTGCCCCTGTTTTTCCTTGGCACTCTGGTCGCTGGTTGTGGCTTCGGCGCCGGTTTCCTCGGGGCGGTGCGCAGTCTGGTGCCGCTGGCCTTGCCCCATGAGCGTGCCGGGTTGATGTCGGCGTATTACGTGCTGAGTTATCTGGCGTTCTGCCTGCCGGCGCTGCTGGCCGGGAACCTGGCGCGCACTTTTGGTCTGGTGGCAACCACCGATGGGTATGGTGCGGTGCTGATGGTGCTGGCCCTCAGTGCAATGGCGGGTTTACTGCGATCACGTTCGGTCAGGGCCTGCGAGGCCAACCGGTAA
- a CDS encoding cupin domain-containing protein has protein sequence MKIIRSKSFTGERAWAALDIANMNGITTRLHWTDQPYKWHVNDGEEVFVVLDGQVRMRYREEGLEREALLEVGDIFYASVGTEHVAHPVGPARILVVESEGSV, from the coding sequence ATGAAGATCATCCGCAGCAAATCGTTCACTGGCGAGCGTGCCTGGGCCGCGCTGGACATCGCCAACATGAACGGCATCACCACGCGGCTGCACTGGACCGATCAACCCTACAAGTGGCACGTCAACGATGGCGAGGAAGTGTTCGTGGTGCTCGATGGCCAGGTGCGGATGCGTTATCGCGAAGAGGGGCTGGAGCGGGAAGCCTTGCTGGAGGTCGGTGACATTTTTTATGCCTCGGTTGGCACTGAGCATGTGGCGCATCCGGTAGGACCGGCTCGGATATTGGTGGTCGAATCGGAAGGGAGTGTCTGA
- a CDS encoding TDT family transporter, which translates to MTCANSIKPGIKPFSHLQHPREVIRQFTPNWFAATMGTGVLALALAQLPVATPALHAFAEALWLFNIALFLLFTALYTVRWVLFFDEARRIFGHSTVSMFFGTIPMGLATIINGFLVFGLPRWGEGVIHLAEVLWWLDVAMSLACGVLIPYMMFTRQEHSIDQMTAVWLLPVVAAEVAAASGGLLAPHLVDAHSQLVVLVTSYVLWAFSLPVAFSILTILLLRMALHKLPHENMAASSWLALGPIGTGALGMLVLGGDAPLIFAANGMPGVGEIAAGLGLVAGITLWGFGLWWMLVALLITVRYLRDGIPFNLGWWGFTFPLGVYSLATLKLASTLNLTFFSVFGCVLVALLAVMWLIVGKRTVLGAWRGELFVSPCIAGLKK; encoded by the coding sequence ATGACATGCGCCAATAGCATCAAGCCCGGAATCAAACCTTTCAGTCATTTGCAGCATCCCCGCGAGGTGATCCGCCAGTTCACCCCCAACTGGTTCGCGGCCACCATGGGCACCGGGGTGCTGGCGTTGGCACTGGCGCAATTGCCGGTCGCCACACCTGCCTTGCACGCCTTTGCCGAAGCCCTCTGGCTGTTCAATATCGCGCTGTTCCTGCTGTTTACGGCGCTATACACAGTGCGTTGGGTGCTGTTTTTCGACGAAGCGCGGCGGATTTTCGGCCACTCCACGGTTTCGATGTTTTTCGGCACCATCCCCATGGGCCTGGCGACCATCATCAATGGCTTCCTGGTGTTTGGCCTCCCGCGCTGGGGCGAAGGGGTGATTCACCTCGCCGAGGTGCTGTGGTGGCTGGATGTGGCGATGTCGCTGGCCTGCGGCGTGCTGATTCCCTACATGATGTTCACCCGTCAGGAGCACAGCATCGACCAGATGACTGCGGTCTGGTTGTTGCCGGTGGTCGCGGCTGAGGTGGCGGCCGCCAGCGGGGGGCTGTTGGCGCCGCATTTGGTCGATGCTCATTCGCAACTGGTGGTGCTGGTGACCAGCTATGTGCTCTGGGCCTTTTCCCTGCCGGTGGCCTTCAGCATCCTGACCATTCTGTTGCTGCGCATGGCCCTGCATAAACTGCCCCACGAAAACATGGCCGCCTCCAGCTGGCTGGCCCTTGGCCCGATCGGCACCGGTGCACTGGGCATGCTGGTACTGGGCGGCGATGCACCGCTGATTTTCGCGGCCAACGGTATGCCGGGAGTCGGTGAGATTGCCGCAGGATTGGGTCTGGTGGCCGGCATCACCCTGTGGGGCTTCGGCCTGTGGTGGATGCTGGTGGCGCTGCTGATCACTGTGCGCTACCTGCGTGACGGCATTCCCTTCAATCTCGGCTGGTGGGGCTTCACCTTCCCGTTGGGCGTCTATTCTCTGGCGACGTTGAAGCTGGCCAGTACCCTGAACCTGACGTTTTTCAGTGTATTTGGCTGTGTGCTGGTGGCGTTGCTGGCGGTGATGTGGCTGATCGTCGGCAAGCGCACGGTGCTGGGCGCCTGGCGTGGCGAGCTGTTTGTCTCGCCATGCATTGCCGGATTGAAGAAATAA